The Octadecabacter arcticus 238 genome contains a region encoding:
- a CDS encoding IS3 family transposase produces MTNKRAFVTAHKAQYAVSILCRLLEISRGWFYGFPASQPARDQRQANRDARDQALLPKIKTFFKASKKCCGSKRIHQDLLADSEVVSERRVARIMKEHKVSPLLRKRRKPITTDSNHKLKPSPNLLEQKFHSQTPNAVWLADITYIDTDEGWLYLAGVKDMATREIVGWAMEDHMRAELCCAALEMALGRRGPVPGLIHHSDRGGQYAGGDYRKLIKKAKLTQSMSRKGQCLDNAPMESFFASLKKEMVHQRRFRTHAEAKAAIFEYIEVFYNR; encoded by the coding sequence ATGACGAACAAGCGTGCTTTCGTCACCGCCCATAAAGCTCAATACGCGGTTTCAATATTATGCCGTCTTCTAGAGATATCCCGGGGCTGGTTCTACGGGTTCCCAGCCAGTCAGCCTGCACGTGATCAGCGTCAAGCTAATCGCGACGCTCGGGATCAGGCGTTGCTTCCCAAGATAAAAACCTTCTTCAAGGCCAGTAAGAAATGTTGTGGATCAAAGCGTATTCACCAAGACTTACTGGCGGATAGTGAGGTCGTCTCCGAGCGCCGTGTTGCGAGAATAATGAAGGAACACAAGGTGTCCCCGCTTCTTCGCAAGCGTAGAAAGCCAATCACAACGGACAGCAATCATAAGCTGAAGCCATCCCCAAACTTGTTGGAACAGAAATTCCACAGCCAGACGCCTAATGCCGTTTGGCTGGCGGATATCACCTATATCGACACGGACGAAGGCTGGCTTTATCTGGCTGGCGTGAAGGACATGGCTACGCGTGAGATCGTCGGTTGGGCGATGGAGGATCACATGCGTGCGGAGCTTTGCTGCGCCGCCCTCGAGATGGCTCTGGGACGCAGAGGCCCGGTTCCGGGATTGATACACCACTCCGATAGGGGCGGCCAATATGCTGGCGGGGACTATCGCAAGCTGATCAAAAAGGCGAAACTCACTCAATCCATGAGCCGCAAGGGCCAATGCCTCGACAATGCGCCGATGGAAAGCTTCTTTGCTTCATTGAAAAAGGAGATGGTTCACCAGCGGCGCTTTAGAACACACGCTGAGGCCAAGGCCGCCATCTTCGAATACATTGAGGTCTTCTACAACCGCTAG
- a CDS encoding DUF6444 domain-containing protein encodes MDQVTALEQLLATALRRIAELEAALASMAQENADLRRQLTKNSSNSSKPPSSDGLKKPVPRSLRGKSGKKSGG; translated from the coding sequence ATGGACCAAGTTACTGCTCTTGAACAACTCCTCGCCACGGCTCTGCGCAGGATCGCCGAGTTGGAAGCCGCGTTGGCGAGCATGGCGCAAGAGAATGCGGATCTGCGGCGTCAGTTGACCAAGAACAGCAGTAATAGCAGCAAGCCGCCTTCGAGTGATGGGTTGAAGAAGCCGGTACCGCGTAGCCTGCGTGGTAAGTCCGGTAAGAAAAGTGGTGGTTAA
- a CDS encoding D-amino acid dehydrogenase has protein sequence MKSIAVIGAGITGITTAYALLERGFDVTVFDRNRYAAMETSFANGGQLSASNAEVWTQWSTIIKGIKWMASRNAPLLVNPKPSWHKYSWMAEFMSNIPNYRKNTIESVRLAIDARQHLMGHAEKEGFKFDCEHRGILHVYNCKADFDGAAKVNDMLAEGGLERHAVTPEEMKVIEPALKGDLYGGYFTESDFTGDIHSYAKGLGDACKKRGVVFKYGRDVETLTTRKSGGVDVGWTNTENSNVSDHFDGIVICAGVRSRALAAQVGDRVNIYPVKGYSITVQLDDDESCAATPWVSLLDDKAKIVTSRLGKNRFRVAGTAEFNGYNKDIRDDRIAPLTKWVENLFPDVSTEHAIPWAGLRPMMPNMMPRVGPGKASGVFYNTGHGHLGFTLAAATAELAADSVLQASQSNSVGATAA, from the coding sequence ATGAAATCAATCGCAGTTATCGGTGCCGGAATTACCGGAATCACCACCGCCTATGCCCTGCTTGAACGTGGCTTTGACGTCACCGTGTTTGACCGCAACCGTTACGCGGCGATGGAAACATCTTTCGCCAACGGCGGACAGCTCAGCGCCTCAAACGCCGAAGTTTGGACCCAGTGGTCCACGATCATCAAGGGCATCAAATGGATGGCATCGCGCAACGCGCCGCTGCTTGTGAACCCCAAACCATCTTGGCACAAATACAGCTGGATGGCGGAATTCATGTCCAACATCCCCAACTATCGCAAAAACACCATCGAATCCGTGCGCCTCGCGATTGACGCGCGCCAACACCTGATGGGGCATGCCGAAAAAGAGGGTTTCAAATTCGACTGTGAACACCGTGGCATCCTGCACGTCTACAACTGCAAAGCCGACTTTGATGGTGCCGCCAAGGTCAACGACATGCTGGCCGAAGGTGGCCTTGAACGCCACGCCGTCACGCCAGAAGAAATGAAGGTCATCGAACCCGCGCTAAAGGGCGATCTTTATGGCGGCTACTTCACCGAAAGCGATTTTACCGGCGACATTCACAGTTATGCCAAGGGTCTCGGCGATGCCTGCAAAAAGCGCGGCGTTGTCTTCAAATACGGCCGCGACGTCGAAACCTTGACGACCCGCAAAAGTGGCGGCGTTGACGTCGGCTGGACCAACACAGAAAACAGCAACGTGTCCGACCATTTTGACGGCATCGTCATCTGTGCCGGTGTGCGCAGCCGCGCGCTTGCAGCGCAGGTCGGGGATCGCGTTAATATCTACCCCGTCAAAGGCTATTCCATCACCGTGCAGCTGGACGACGATGAAAGCTGCGCGGCGACCCCGTGGGTGTCCCTGCTCGATGACAAAGCCAAGATTGTGACCTCACGCCTTGGTAAAAACCGCTTCCGCGTTGCTGGAACGGCGGAATTTAATGGCTACAACAAAGACATCCGCGATGACCGGATTGCACCGCTCACAAAATGGGTAGAAAACCTGTTTCCAGACGTCAGCACCGAACACGCTATTCCTTGGGCAGGCCTGCGCCCGATGATGCCTAACATGATGCCCCGCGTCGGGCCGGGCAAAGCCTCTGGTGTGTTTTACAACACTGGCCACGGACACTTGGGCTTTACGCTGGCAGCAGCAACAGCAGAATTGGCCGCGGATAGTGTGCTGCAAGCCTCCCAAAGCAATTCAGTTGGCGCAACAGCCGCCTAA
- a CDS encoding histidine phosphatase family protein, whose amino-acid sequence MTYPELYILRHGETTWNAENRMQGWLNSPLTLKGEADAARQGAILRGRQLDGFAYLCSPSGRTVQTAGIACAQIAEAVHTDIRLREIGVGDWAGRLRDELPQGTGNDPYMAQYEMAPNGEGIAVLSARCLAFLTDLSGPAVLITHGITSRVIREIVVGPDALSNPSIHGGQGCVYHLKGGVQNLLT is encoded by the coding sequence ATGACATATCCCGAACTCTATATCCTGCGCCACGGCGAGACGACGTGGAATGCAGAAAACCGCATGCAGGGCTGGCTGAATTCGCCACTGACCCTCAAGGGCGAGGCGGATGCTGCGCGCCAAGGTGCAATCCTAAGGGGCCGCCAATTGGACGGGTTTGCCTATCTGTGCAGCCCGTCGGGGCGCACGGTGCAGACGGCGGGGATCGCTTGTGCGCAGATCGCCGAGGCGGTGCACACCGATATACGTCTGCGTGAGATTGGCGTCGGTGATTGGGCGGGCCGGTTGCGTGATGAGCTGCCACAGGGGACGGGCAATGATCCCTATATGGCGCAATACGAAATGGCCCCGAATGGCGAGGGCATCGCCGTTCTGTCCGCGCGGTGTCTGGCATTTTTGACGGATTTGAGCGGGCCCGCTGTCTTGATCACCCACGGGATCACCAGCCGCGTGATTCGTGAAATCGTTGTGGGGCCGGACGCGTTGAGCAACCCGAGCATCCACGGCGGGCAGGGTTGTGTGTATCATTTAAAGGGTGGTGTGCAAAACTTGCTCACCTAG
- a CDS encoding integrase core domain-containing protein, translated as MQIIGLHKNVYKLYAWARTQECLDVYRIKYEGQVRQWDDLRTEGVSLSKCAEFVGISRATYYRHKRILKDLAQAIIPPSKAPKRCNKSQWGEAEKQLVLEARRDNETYGKEKIGAILRRDKKQTMSDSTVGRILSFLRKKGLITRSRSAPQKRKRNFSKGHAKGWKYRDYKDIVVGERVQIDHMTATKNGVTCKHFQAWERCSKHIHAQVYSNATARSAKRFLQELVEIAPYKIISIQVDGGSEFMADFETACEQMEIPLIVLPPARPKYNGGVERGNRTFREEFYACRDLIADSIGAMRFELRKAVDKYNTFRPHHALKGKTPMEYIRITQAKVV; from the coding sequence ATGCAAATCATCGGACTGCACAAGAACGTTTATAAACTTTATGCTTGGGCGCGGACACAAGAATGTTTGGACGTGTACCGTATCAAATACGAAGGTCAGGTTCGGCAATGGGACGACTTACGTACAGAGGGCGTTTCTCTATCAAAGTGCGCTGAATTCGTCGGCATCTCGCGCGCGACATATTACCGTCACAAGCGTATTTTGAAGGATTTGGCGCAGGCAATCATACCGCCTTCAAAGGCTCCCAAACGCTGCAACAAGTCACAGTGGGGCGAGGCAGAAAAGCAATTGGTGCTTGAGGCCCGCCGCGACAATGAAACCTACGGTAAGGAGAAAATAGGGGCCATCTTGCGTCGCGACAAAAAGCAAACCATGAGCGATAGCACCGTGGGGCGCATTTTGAGCTTTCTAAGGAAAAAAGGCCTGATCACACGATCAAGATCTGCGCCCCAAAAGCGCAAGCGTAATTTTTCCAAGGGGCATGCCAAGGGATGGAAATATAGGGATTACAAAGATATTGTGGTTGGCGAGCGTGTGCAGATCGATCATATGACTGCCACGAAGAACGGCGTCACGTGCAAACACTTTCAAGCCTGGGAGAGGTGTAGCAAGCATATCCACGCGCAAGTTTATTCGAATGCCACGGCACGCTCTGCCAAACGGTTTTTGCAAGAACTCGTGGAAATAGCTCCCTATAAGATCATCTCAATTCAAGTCGATGGCGGGTCTGAGTTTATGGCCGATTTTGAGACAGCGTGCGAACAGATGGAGATCCCGCTCATTGTGCTGCCGCCAGCAAGGCCAAAATACAACGGTGGTGTCGAGCGCGGTAACCGCACCTTCCGCGAAGAGTTCTATGCATGTCGTGATCTCATTGCCGACAGCATAGGAGCGATGCGGTTTGAACTTCGAAAAGCCGTCGATAAATACAACACATTCAGGCCTCATCATGCCTTGAAAGGCAAGACACCAATGGAGTATATTCGAATCACTCAGGCCAAAGTCGTGTGA
- a CDS encoding lysophospholipid acyltransferase family protein, giving the protein MHQIKVKSHLFDGFLAFWTACFALGVPVLWLFGSPPMAIRSATRLWVHGVLFGLKHIVGLNYVEKGRDLIPTEPCLIVCNHQSTWETLAFIVLFPDVAIIAKQELLRIPIIGWYMRKSPMIIIDRESGSKALKAMLNQSREALACGRSVLIFPEGTRMDGREPIRFKRGIELLYAKLGTPVLPVLVNAGKFWGPSPQSKRSGKVTVLYSSPIPSGMPAEQFIRKAEGQMEADLSVLNELTDNSR; this is encoded by the coding sequence ATGCATCAGATCAAAGTGAAATCGCACCTGTTCGACGGGTTTCTTGCTTTCTGGACCGCTTGTTTCGCTTTGGGCGTGCCAGTCTTATGGTTGTTTGGGTCTCCGCCAATGGCAATTAGGTCCGCAACCCGCCTGTGGGTGCACGGGGTCCTATTCGGGCTGAAGCATATTGTTGGGCTGAATTATGTCGAGAAGGGTCGCGACCTGATCCCGACAGAACCCTGTCTCATTGTATGCAATCATCAGTCCACCTGGGAAACTCTCGCGTTTATCGTTCTCTTCCCGGACGTAGCGATTATCGCGAAGCAGGAACTTCTGCGGATTCCGATTATCGGTTGGTATATGAGAAAATCACCGATGATCATCATTGATCGCGAGAGCGGGTCCAAGGCACTGAAGGCTATGCTAAACCAGAGCCGTGAAGCGCTAGCCTGTGGCCGCTCCGTTCTCATTTTCCCAGAGGGGACACGAATGGATGGGCGAGAGCCAATCAGATTCAAGCGGGGGATTGAACTACTTTATGCAAAGCTGGGAACGCCCGTTCTGCCCGTATTGGTGAACGCGGGGAAATTCTGGGGACCGAGCCCACAGAGCAAACGTAGCGGGAAAGTCACTGTTTTATATTCATCGCCAATCCCGTCTGGGATGCCAGCCGAACAATTTATTCGGAAGGCTGAGGGGCAAATGGAGGCAGATCTATCAGTATTGAATGAACTTACCGACAACAGCCGGTAG
- a CDS encoding IS3 family transposase (programmed frameshift) — MVMPSQSPLSPDAGSGAVLAPTSPPRVVNAPLAPTAELTSIPKRRNFTAKYKLRILDETDQVADTGGVSAILRREGLYSSALTDWRRARAAGTLGALQPMRRGPQKAPANPLQAELAKANREVTALRRRLDQAEAIIAIQKKVAGLLDEMGADARAQRQIMMAVAIALPTGSGLTSAVCAALSLSRASVLRQRAALTAPPRTRPPRAASSRALPERERDQVLHHLREPRFADQTPTEVFATLLDEGTYLCSIRTMYRILAAQGEVGERRRQRTHPVYQKPELLAEAPNQVWSWDITKLRGPVKWSYFYLYVILDIFSRRVVGWRVEHAESASQFKELFIDAMEKHEVPRDQLTLHADRGGPMKAKTTALMLVDLGVLKSHSRPHTSNDNPFSEAHFKTLKYQPEFPKNFETIEQARAFCRRFFAWYNQDHHHAGIGLMTPDQIHFGQAQEIYTARQATLDAAFLATPERFVHKPPKPPQIPTAVWINPPKPTEETQA, encoded by the exons ATGGTTATGCCTTCACAATCACCACTTTCGCCAGATGCTGGATCTGGAGCCGTTTTGGCCCCAACGTCGCCTCCCCGCGTTGTTAATGCGCCGTTGGCTCCCACAGCGGAACTGACGAGCATCCCGAAGCGACGCAACTTCACAGCCAAATACAAACTGCGCATTCTGGATGAGACGGACCAAGTGGCAGACACTGGCGGGGTTTCCGCCATTCTACGGCGGGAGGGGCTTTATTCCTCTGCACTGACCGATTGGCGCCGTGCGCGGGCGGCCGGCACATTGGGTGCATTGCAGCCAATGCGCCGTGGCCCACAAAAGGCACCTGCCAATCCATTGCAAGCTGAGCTGGCTAAGGCCAACCGTGAGGTGACAGCCTTGCGGCGCCGTCTGGATCAGGCGGAAGCCATCATTGCCATCCAAAAAAAAGTGGCGGGACTTCTGGACGAGATGG GAGCAGACGCAAGAGCGCAGCGGCAAATCATGATGGCCGTCGCGATTGCATTGCCCACCGGCAGCGGCTTGACCTCGGCTGTCTGCGCCGCGCTATCATTATCGCGCGCGAGCGTTCTTCGACAGCGTGCGGCGCTGACGGCACCACCACGCACACGCCCACCGCGCGCAGCGTCTTCGCGGGCTCTGCCGGAAAGGGAAAGAGACCAGGTATTGCACCACCTGCGCGAACCCCGCTTTGCGGATCAGACGCCCACAGAGGTCTTTGCCACCTTGCTGGATGAAGGCACCTATCTGTGTTCAATCCGCACGATGTATCGGATATTGGCCGCGCAGGGCGAAGTTGGCGAACGCCGCCGACAGCGCACACATCCCGTCTATCAAAAGCCTGAACTTCTAGCTGAAGCCCCCAATCAGGTCTGGTCTTGGGACATCACCAAGCTGAGGGGCCCGGTGAAATGGTCCTACTTCTATCTCTATGTCATCCTCGACATCTTCAGCCGCCGCGTTGTTGGCTGGCGCGTCGAGCACGCGGAGAGCGCCAGCCAGTTCAAAGAGCTGTTCATCGACGCGATGGAAAAACACGAGGTTCCACGCGATCAGCTGACATTGCATGCAGATCGCGGTGGGCCCATGAAGGCAAAGACGACAGCCCTGATGCTGGTTGATCTTGGTGTGCTCAAGTCCCACAGTCGGCCCCACACCTCAAACGACAACCCGTTCTCCGAAGCCCACTTCAAAACACTGAAATATCAGCCAGAGTTCCCCAAGAACTTTGAAACCATCGAGCAGGCTCGCGCATTCTGCCGCAGGTTCTTTGCATGGTATAACCAAGACCATCATCACGCCGGGATTGGTCTGATGACGCCCGACCAAATCCATTTTGGGCAGGCCCAAGAAATCTACACCGCGCGACAAGCAACACTAGACGCGGCATTCCTCGCCACGCCCGAACGCTTCGTACACAAACCACCAAAACCGCCTCAAATCCCGACCGCCGTCTGGATCAACCCACCAAAACCAACCGAAGAAACCCAAGCCTAA
- a CDS encoding alternative oxidase, with translation MARRVRHIRDDQGWIRELIEEADNERMHLMTFIQIAQPSRFERFLITATQLIFYNFYFSVTPKHPSR, from the coding sequence TTGGCACGGAGGGTACGCCACATCCGCGACGACCAAGGTTGGATCAGGGAGTTAATTGAGGAAGCTGACAACGAGCGTATGCACTTGATGACGTTCATTCAGATTGCCCAACCATCACGCTTTGAGCGGTTTCTGATAACGGCCACTCAGTTGATCTTCTATAATTTCTATTTTTCCGTAACTCCCAAGCACCCCAGCCGATAA
- a CDS encoding DUF6444 domain-containing protein, translating into MDQVTALEQLLATALRRIAELEAALASMAQENADLRRQLAKNSSNSSKPPSSDGLKKPVPRSLRGKSGKKSGGQVSHRGDTLRQTATPDFVERHEAEPSVPISVRQLTG; encoded by the coding sequence ATGGACCAAGTTACTGCTCTTGAACAACTCCTTGCCACGGCTCTGCGCAGGATCGCCGAGTTGGAAGCCGCGTTGGCGAGCATGGCGCAAGAGAATGCGGATCTGCGGCGTCAGTTAGCCAAGAACAGCAGTAATAGCAGCAAGCCGCCTTCGAGTGATGGGTTGAAGAAGCCGGTACCGCGTAGCCTGCGTGGTAAGTCCGGTAAGAAAAGTGGTGGCCAAGTTAGCCACCGAGGCGACACCCTACGTCAGACAGCAACGCCTGACTTTGTGGAGCGACATGAGGCTGAGCCCTCCGTGCCAATAAGCGTGAGACAATTGACTGGCTAA
- the tnpC gene encoding IS66 family transposase: MIKAVERRQVYDIPVPRLEVTEHQAAIYCCGYCRATTTATFPDGVNAHVQYGKRIRAAAVSCNVQQLIPEDRVCQLLRDLFGATSLCAASVTNWVNGTARTLGGVVEHILARLNEGGVRHLDETGLRVDGKLHWLHSISDLAFTHYRISAKRGAVPSFLTGGTIVHDHWKSYYAHMSGVDAHALCGAHHLRELKAIEEIEKEPWACAMSVLLNSANQLKCAAQGRGETELPTSVHHGILTKYMAILTEGLAFHERQDPLARRTGARGRKARRPGHNLLVRLRDYRDDVLRFLTDFTVPFTNNQAERDLRMMKLRMKISGTFRTLEGAQVFADIKSVISTVRKHGGNILETLTLSPQQIIARL, from the coding sequence ATGATCAAGGCGGTGGAGAGGCGTCAGGTTTATGACATACCGGTGCCGCGTCTGGAGGTCACAGAGCATCAGGCAGCGATTTATTGTTGTGGCTATTGCCGAGCCACGACGACAGCCACCTTTCCCGATGGCGTGAATGCACACGTGCAATACGGTAAGCGCATTCGGGCGGCGGCGGTCTCCTGCAATGTTCAGCAGCTGATCCCCGAGGATCGGGTCTGCCAACTCCTGCGTGATTTGTTTGGTGCCACCAGCCTATGCGCGGCCAGCGTGACCAACTGGGTGAACGGCACAGCGCGTACCTTGGGTGGCGTCGTCGAACACATTCTGGCCCGGCTCAATGAAGGCGGCGTTCGGCATCTGGATGAGACCGGACTTCGTGTTGATGGTAAGCTGCACTGGCTGCACTCAATCAGCGATCTCGCCTTCACGCATTATCGCATCAGCGCCAAGCGCGGTGCTGTTCCATCCTTCCTGACCGGCGGGACAATTGTTCATGACCACTGGAAGTCCTATTACGCCCATATGAGTGGGGTGGACGCGCACGCCCTGTGCGGGGCGCATCATTTACGGGAACTCAAGGCCATCGAAGAAATCGAAAAGGAGCCGTGGGCGTGCGCGATGAGCGTGCTGCTCAACAGCGCCAATCAGCTCAAGTGCGCGGCTCAGGGGCGAGGCGAGACCGAACTCCCCACGTCGGTTCACCACGGCATCCTCACCAAATACATGGCGATCCTCACCGAGGGCCTCGCCTTCCATGAGCGACAAGACCCACTGGCTAGACGCACTGGTGCGCGAGGCCGAAAAGCCAGGCGGCCAGGCCATAACCTTCTGGTCCGCTTGCGCGACTACCGTGATGACGTCCTAAGGTTCCTTACGGACTTCACAGTTCCCTTCACCAACAATCAGGCCGAACGGGACCTGCGCATGATGAAGTTGCGCATGAAAATCTCGGGAACTTTCCGCACCCTCGAGGGCGCGCAGGTCTTCGCTGACATCAAATCCGTCATCTCGACGGTCAGAAAACACGGGGGCAATATCCTCGAAACACTCACCCTATCACCACAACAGATCATCGCTCGGCTCTAA
- a CDS encoding alternative oxidase, whose product MGVTFFLYLLAPRVAHRVVGYLEEEAVISYTQYHEKIDAGTVKNVPTPEIAKKYWNLPDDARLRDVVIVIREDEAGHRDKNHDFANKIATSAHP is encoded by the coding sequence TTGGGAGTTACTTTTTTCCTTTATTTGCTTGCTCCGCGCGTCGCACATCGCGTCGTCGGTTATCTGGAGGAGGAGGCGGTAATCAGCTACACACAGTATCATGAAAAAATTGATGCTGGGACGGTTAAAAATGTCCCCACGCCAGAAATAGCAAAGAAATACTGGAACCTACCCGATGACGCCCGTCTGCGAGACGTCGTTATAGTGATCCGTGAAGATGAGGCAGGACATCGTGATAAAAATCACGACTTTGCCAACAAAATTGCAACCAGTGCCCACCCCTGA
- a CDS encoding NAD(P)-dependent oxidoreductase → MKVLGSTYLPIMQRLAEKISETAELRAFDETVPFADQLGDIDVLMLGHQKVTAADLDRAPRLRLIHQHGRGTDSLDLAAATERGIVVANVPGGNSVAVAEHCLALMLFQAKQLGLTEAFIERRIVGAPSGLEIKGKSLLIVGLGAAGSELARMARALGMRVLATKRRPDPAQAVDVDVLRGSGELHSLLPEGDFVVVLAALTNETRGLIGAQELNLMKPTAFLVNAGRGALVDYDALREALEMERIAGAAFDTFWAEPADPKDPILGMSGFLLTPHVAGFSDEAIEHVTGIIAQNISSLSTNGPILNVVNEGT, encoded by the coding sequence GTGAAAGTTCTCGGCTCAACCTATCTACCCATTATGCAAAGGCTCGCGGAAAAGATTTCTGAGACAGCGGAGCTGCGCGCCTTCGATGAAACGGTTCCGTTCGCCGACCAGCTTGGCGACATCGATGTCTTGATGCTCGGCCACCAGAAAGTCACCGCCGCCGATCTCGATCGCGCGCCGCGGTTGCGGCTCATCCATCAGCACGGGCGCGGCACTGACAGCCTAGATCTTGCTGCTGCGACCGAACGGGGCATCGTTGTTGCGAACGTGCCAGGCGGAAACAGCGTAGCTGTTGCCGAGCACTGCCTTGCTTTGATGTTATTTCAGGCGAAGCAGTTGGGTCTCACAGAGGCATTCATTGAGCGGCGCATCGTAGGCGCACCCTCAGGACTTGAGATCAAGGGCAAGTCCCTTCTGATTGTTGGATTAGGGGCAGCTGGCAGCGAACTCGCACGGATGGCTCGGGCCTTGGGAATGCGGGTGCTGGCAACAAAGCGGCGACCAGATCCAGCGCAAGCCGTTGACGTCGACGTCCTCCGGGGCTCTGGAGAATTACACAGCCTCCTGCCAGAGGGGGATTTCGTCGTCGTTCTCGCCGCCCTGACGAATGAAACGCGCGGCCTGATCGGGGCCCAAGAATTGAACCTGATGAAACCGACAGCGTTCTTGGTCAATGCAGGTCGAGGCGCCCTAGTCGACTACGATGCGCTTCGCGAGGCACTCGAAATGGAGCGCATCGCGGGTGCGGCCTTCGATACATTCTGGGCCGAGCCAGCTGACCCGAAAGATCCAATTCTGGGCATGTCAGGGTTCTTGCTAACACCGCACGTGGCCGGTTTCAGCGACGAGGCGATCGAACATGTCACCGGCATTATTGCTCAAAATATCAGCAGCCTCTCCACGAATGGCCCAATTCTCAATGTTGTTAATGAGGGAACCTGA
- a CDS encoding DMT family transporter, which translates to MSEESNNMKRVGLAPAAATMASIFFGASVVATKYVIDQTTPVQLAFLRYLIGSLCLTPFLIWPKRVNIPWRDVLPIMGLGIVFFGIFPWTFSAALQHIPASRGAVVLATMPLLTLGIASAVGYEKITRTLLFGVALTHLGVAIALGASVQTGLSTSWLGYFLMFLTALCGAIFSVFSKPYLKRHPTLHVTALSILAGTLFLAPAAIWQISGTGLPEINESGWMAVVFIGTIGGGIGFFLWIWALERSSPTRVAVFVTLNPLAATALAALLLSETITVSFTIGLSCVLLGIILANRRKPVLTTHSPSNDMENVS; encoded by the coding sequence GTGAGCGAAGAAAGTAACAATATGAAACGTGTCGGACTCGCGCCCGCAGCGGCCACCATGGCCAGTATCTTCTTTGGTGCCTCGGTAGTTGCGACGAAGTACGTGATAGATCAGACGACTCCCGTGCAGTTGGCTTTCCTCCGTTACCTGATAGGATCACTCTGCTTGACCCCATTCCTGATCTGGCCAAAGCGGGTCAACATTCCTTGGCGTGACGTGCTGCCGATCATGGGTCTCGGCATTGTGTTCTTCGGCATATTCCCTTGGACATTCAGCGCGGCACTACAGCATATTCCGGCCTCCCGCGGCGCGGTAGTGCTGGCGACAATGCCACTTCTCACTTTAGGCATTGCCAGCGCAGTTGGTTATGAAAAGATCACCCGCACACTCCTTTTCGGCGTAGCCCTGACACACTTAGGGGTCGCTATAGCGCTTGGCGCCAGCGTTCAAACCGGCTTGTCCACAAGCTGGTTAGGATACTTTCTGATGTTTCTGACCGCCCTGTGTGGCGCGATATTTTCCGTTTTCTCCAAACCTTACCTCAAGCGTCATCCCACACTTCATGTGACCGCTTTATCAATTCTCGCGGGAACACTGTTTCTGGCACCAGCGGCGATCTGGCAGATCTCTGGCACGGGGCTGCCGGAAATCAACGAATCCGGATGGATGGCCGTCGTGTTTATCGGGACCATCGGCGGTGGCATCGGCTTTTTCTTGTGGATTTGGGCACTGGAACGGTCGTCACCGACGAGAGTTGCCGTCTTTGTGACCCTCAATCCCCTCGCGGCAACGGCACTTGCAGCGCTTTTGCTTTCTGAAACGATAACAGTCAGTTTCACCATCGGATTGTCCTGCGTCTTGTTGGGCATCATACTGGCGAACCGACGCAAACCCGTTCTAACAACTCACTCCCCCTCTAACGACATGGAGAATGTATCGTGA